The Merismopedia glauca CCAP 1448/3 genomic interval TGAGCATCATCGCTTGTTAGAATCGGTCAAAAAATACATCAGTAACACGGGAATTTTATCGTTAATAAAAGGTTGGATTTCGGTAGGGACTCTCACAAATAGAGGATTAGTTGTGGCGACTAAGGGCATTCCTCAAGGAGCAGTTATTTCTCCTTTATTAGCTAATATTTATCTCGATGAATTCGATAAATCTATCAGCGAATCAAATGTAAAATTGATCCGCTATGCCGATGATTTTGTCATTTTAGCTAAGGATGAAGATAGTATTATGTTAGCTTACGCTAAAGTAATTCGCTTGCTGAAATCACTGGGTTTAGAATTAAACGAACAGAAAACCCAAATTACGACTTTTCAAAGAGGATTCCAATTTCTCGGTCATGGATTTCTTGACAGGTCAGTTTTCCCGGTAGATTCAGCGACAAAATCATCTAAAAAAAAAGTTTCCCACCCTCGGTCGAACTTGACAAAACAGTCTCATTAACATTTACACAATCGAAGGGATTATCACTAACGGAATCTGCATCAGCACGGGCGACTTTTGAACAATGGATAAAACTTAAATCTACACCACCTGAGACAAACTTAGATCCTAATCAAGCAAATAGTCATGTAAGT includes:
- a CDS encoding reverse transcriptase domain-containing protein, with amino-acid sequence MTLIADEFLSLPNFRQAWIKVANNQGCAGIDGETIEEFAKNSELFVTQLLNSVINETYQPLPCKSALIPKNKDKWRELRIPTVRDRIVQQALLNVIYSVTEKKFAEASFAYRPNLSYLDAVQKVASWRDLDYQWVLDADIVEYFDNIEHHRLLESVKKYISNTGILSLIKGWISVGTLTNRGLVVATKGIPQGAVISPLLANIYLDEFDKSISESNVKLIRYADDFVILAKDEDSIMLAYAKVIRLLKSLGLELNEQKTQITTFQRGFQFLGHGFLDRSVFPVDSATKSSKKKVSHPRSNLTKQSH